In one Halosimplex halophilum genomic region, the following are encoded:
- a CDS encoding FAD-dependent oxidoreductase: MTAEPFVVVGGDAAGLSAASKCKREDPDREVVVFERGPWVSYAHCGTPYYVKGEVEDLTDLLSLSPEDIDERGIDLHREHEVTGIDTDERTVTVRGPDGGRREQPYGDLLVATGASALTDPVDGTGLAGVCSLHGMDDAAAIRAALEPAGEATVESLGGGDFLDPSVIAPYADWEPPETVAVVGGGYVGVEMAEAFAARDLDVHVFQRSEHLLDPFGEAVAERVEAELRDRGVTLHLGETVERLAGDGRVERLECAGGTALDIDLALVGVGIRPNVGLVADTAVELGDSGAIAVDDYGRTAVEGVYAAGDCAEARHAVTGEFDWVPLGLTANRAGRAIGGTVAGDPKPAGDPKPTGDVAGTAVVKAFDQECGRTGIVDHERAEEAGFDPVSETITDLSRSSYYPGAAETVVTLTADRETGRLLGGTIVGTDRAAVRIDTIATALEADLTVPEVETLDLGYAPPFSPVWDPVLTAAKVLNGSLDEGDD, encoded by the coding sequence CTACGTGAAAGGCGAGGTCGAAGACCTGACCGACCTGCTGTCGCTGTCGCCCGAGGACATCGACGAGCGGGGGATCGACCTCCACCGCGAGCACGAGGTGACTGGGATCGACACCGACGAGCGGACCGTGACCGTCCGCGGTCCTGACGGGGGCCGCCGGGAACAGCCCTACGGCGACCTGCTGGTCGCCACCGGCGCCAGCGCGCTGACCGACCCGGTCGACGGCACCGGCCTGGCCGGCGTCTGCTCGCTGCACGGCATGGACGACGCGGCGGCGATCCGCGCTGCGCTCGAACCCGCGGGCGAGGCGACCGTCGAGTCGCTGGGCGGCGGCGACTTCCTCGACCCGTCGGTGATCGCGCCGTACGCCGACTGGGAGCCGCCGGAGACCGTCGCCGTCGTCGGCGGCGGCTACGTCGGCGTCGAGATGGCCGAGGCGTTCGCCGCCCGCGACCTCGACGTACACGTCTTCCAGCGGAGCGAGCACCTCCTCGACCCCTTCGGCGAGGCCGTCGCCGAGCGCGTCGAGGCCGAACTGCGCGACCGCGGCGTCACGCTCCACCTCGGCGAGACCGTCGAACGGCTGGCGGGCGACGGGCGCGTCGAGCGCCTCGAGTGCGCCGGCGGCACCGCCCTCGATATCGACCTGGCACTCGTGGGCGTGGGGATCCGGCCGAACGTCGGCCTCGTCGCCGACACGGCGGTCGAACTCGGCGACTCGGGCGCGATCGCCGTCGACGATTACGGGCGCACGGCCGTCGAGGGCGTCTACGCCGCCGGCGACTGCGCGGAGGCGCGCCACGCCGTCACCGGGGAGTTCGACTGGGTGCCGCTCGGGCTGACGGCCAACCGCGCGGGTCGCGCGATCGGGGGGACCGTCGCCGGCGACCCGAAGCCGGCCGGCGACCCGAAACCGACCGGCGACGTCGCCGGGACGGCCGTCGTCAAGGCCTTCGACCAGGAGTGCGGCCGGACGGGGATCGTCGACCACGAGCGGGCCGAGGAGGCCGGCTTCGACCCCGTCAGCGAGACGATCACCGACCTGTCGCGGTCGAGTTACTACCCCGGCGCGGCCGAGACGGTCGTGACGCTGACGGCCGACCGCGAGACGGGGCGGCTGCTCGGCGGTACCATCGTTGGCACCGACCGCGCGGCCGTCCGGATCGACACCATCGCGACCGCGCTAGAGGCCGACCTCACGGTCCCGGAGGTCGAGACCCTCGACCTGGGCTACGCGCCCCCGTTCTCCCCCGTCTGGGACCCCGTGCTGACGGCGGCGAAGGTACTGAACGGGTCGCTCGACGAGGGCGACGACTGA